The genomic DNA AAACTgccaaaatatcaaaactGTAAATATGTGTGAAGAGATCTatcgaagaaaacaaaacgcCATGCGTGTCATTTTCGGTACCCATGTGGCTACCGAAATTATTAAATCTTCGATTTACTTCTTTTTCGAAGCtccatttggaaaaagtaTCTGTCTGTAGTTCAGCTAGTGGTAATATTCTAGATGGAGAATAGTTTAAACAAgcattcaaaaacttctcaacatttgttttgtttatggACACCATACGAAACAATTCTTTaacaatagaaaatatttgacTAAATTGCGAGTAAGTTTGCTCTATTGTAAATAATTGGCGTGTGCTTCCCAAGTTGAGGAGACAGCTATCCAAGGTAGATAATAATTCAATACAATGCAATGTAAAATAGTCGAAAAACTCcggaaaaaggaaaaagtcTTTATAGGTCACGATATATTCATCTTTCAGTGCTATATCAAACGATGATTCTCGCTTTTTGGTAGCATTAAGAAGACTTTCTAGTTGAAGAACATTCAGCCTTCTCAATACACTCATCATAGTATCACTATCATGATATTCACCGATGAGAAGAGAAATAAACTTTTGGCCCAAGTTCGCTTGATTTTGAGCAACTGCATGAGGTGAAGAATGAGGTGAAGAATGAGGTAAAGAGTGAGGTGAAGAATGAGGAGGCTTGttaaacattttttttaaacctTTGGATCCATTCTTCTGTTCTACCCTCGGAGTTGGTTTGTAGTTTCCAGTTCTACCACTTTCATAAAATATGTCTGCATCCATATCGTAGTAATAGTCCCAAATATCTATTTGGTACCGGAAAATCGGATTCGCGGTCCCAATTATTGCAAAAGATCCAAGAAAATCGATATTTGACGTTAAATACGCTCGTAAGCCATCAACAAGCGATATATCCATGAAAGGAAATACCAACATTGCGCTTCCTTTGAAATATGGCTGCGAGTCACCAGCATAAGTAGCGGTTATATTAGCCAATGATAGAATGAAAGCACAAAGATCTTCTTTATTCAGTTTAGTTGAGTTGATAACTAACTTCCACTTGTTAGATTTTGAGCCGGCTTTAAGAAGATAGGGGATGAATTTGTTCAGAAATCTTAAAACTACTGCATGGTAATCATTCTCAATATAGATAGGATTGCTCTTCACCATGTTGAACTGTAACGGAATTTTTAACACATATAACGGGAGTGTCGTGGGCTTAAACTTCGTAAAATGATATTGAACGAACTGGTCATCAAATGTTATGATGTTACCGTATCTGTCGTTGGTGTTGGATCCACCTATGTGAAACAGTCTCTTTAGGGTGGAGTCAAGATCCATGAATATTCTAGCTATGACAGATTCGTCACAAACGGAATGTAACACATCTTGCGTACTTGCTTTGGAGTGTATCTTATTAATTAAAGAGAGATCGATACTGTTCAGCATTTCGAAACAATCGATGAGTAAGCCTAAAGAAACAGCTTGGGACGATGCTGTCATGTACAGATCTAGTATAGATACCAGAATGCTTTTAAATGCGAAGAAGGTTTTCAGTGGTGTGCCGATGGCAATCGATTTAATGACAGCTCCTCGATCGTTTGAGGTATCCAGAACAGCGTTGGCCACATTAATGAAGAACAAAGTGTCGTTGTTTATCATTTCCTGGTTGTTATAGGACTTTTGGGATTCTAATGTATCGTCTTCTATAACAATGGTGtgtcttttgttcttctcatcataattattttcaacatcgTAATAACTTCTACTATGTGACTGGTCACGTTGATGTGGGTTCAAACGGGTGTCTTTCGGTACCGGAAAAAGTTGGTAACATTGAGTAGACCTGTTATAGTAAAGAGTAAATGTTGTAAGGTCTGGCTTACCAGGGTTTTGTTCTATACTGCTCGGGATCATAAGACTTGCCAAGTTTGTAGACACCGACGTATAGCCATTAGATTCTCTATACAATGACTGCCTAAATCCTGGAATACTTTTTGGATACTGATATTTCACTATAGGGCCCAGCTTATTATGAAATTCTGCGGATATTATATAGCTTACGTTCGGCACCTCAAGTGGGAATGCTTCACTTTCTGCCCCAAAGCTGCTACTAGAGTTATTTATTTCTCTATGCAACATCCGGTAGCCAACAATGTTTGGGTAGTGAAGGATTTAACGATGAATGTTTGACTTTAGTGTATCTAGCTTGCCTTTTAAAAGTAGAGCCACTATTCTTGaacgaatttttttctgtttacATTTAAATTCAGTcaaatcaaattttttcacttaGTCAAATCCGAAGTCCAGGCTACGAACGTATCGTAAGTGTTTGAGATAAAGCAGCACTCAAATAAAATCTGAGATGCATCCGGTAAAAGAAGCCCAAAAAAGGCGAAAAAACGTGCTTGTGCAAAATAAGTCTGTGCAAAATACGTAAGGCTcttgaataataaaaactttATAATCCTCTATCAAATTACGTACTTGGTCGTATTAcctttgttttatttacagAGCAGAAAGAGTTTCAAAGATGTAGAAAACAGCTGCATTGGCTGGCACAGCTCTAAAGAGTGTTATACCCAACCCTCTATAAAACCCTTTTATACCAAACTTGGCGTATATATTCTTCACCGCATTGGTAAGGCTTATATGCTCTGTTTGCATTATTGACTTCACCGTATCTGCAGGGAAAATACTAGCGTTGAATGCCAAACCAGCACTCCCTCCACTAACGAGAAGTTCCCATATCttattttcgtttcttttcgGGTCATCAAGAGTATGCCTGTCTTTCAAAGACTGTTTCATTAGTTCATAGGTCGCAAACCAGGCGATACCTCCAAGACTCTCTCGAATAAAAGTCCCCGATTGTCCTTGCCACAATCCTGTTACACCTCTCTCGCTTACGATCGCCTTTATTGTAGGCAGAACCTTTGTATGCTTCACTTTAGTAGAGGTACTCTGTAAGTTGGCAACTTGCAGTTTACATTTTACCAATTCTACAGGTGTCAGTACCAGGCTTGCACACGAGCCCGCCACTCCACCAGAGATTAATATCTCTCCTAACGGAGAAACGTTTGTGTGCTTCTCTAAAAGCTTGTGACATTGGTTATATGAAACGAACAACATGGCGTTCTCTAGGGATGCCCCCACCAGAGGCGAAGCAATCCCTTGGAAGAATCCTCGCGCTATACCCTCATGCTGGTAAGTGTATTTTATGCACGACCAAGTCGTTGGAAAGACACTTGACGCTTGTGTTTGCAACCTGACTTTCACAGTATCGAATGGAAATTCGATTACTTTACCACATGCACCTGCGATGGAACCATTTACTATATCGCGAATGGCACCTTCTAACCAACCTTTGTTTCCACTGTCGTCCATTTGTTATCGGCTTTCAAAGAGTTTACTTCACTGgtgggaagaaaaaaacgtcACTTATGAGAAAATGCATGTTCTTAGGATCTGAGACACGTTAACTGTAGCAGTTTTATACTTATATGAACGGATCGACACCAAAACAGACGTGTTATTCATTGCTGGCGATTGTCCACGCTGCGGCCACAGCCGAAAAACTGTGTCACATTTCTCGAGACTATAGTGAGTCATGATGCGTAACTGAAAAGGGCCATAGTCAAAACCAGAGCAGTGTACCAGCAAGGCCTGGTACTTTTCATGGTATATGCCTTCGAGTTGATTCACTAACCGAGCTGTTATTGTAGTCCATCAAGAATGGTACGATATATATTGCTGTAGTTAAGTATGCTTGGattggaaaaagaagttCCTTAGGAAAATTAGTTGTAATGAACCAGTTGCCGATGAAGAGTAATATCTTATACGCTCAGCCATCACATGGACATCTCGCGTTTGTCCTGGACACTATCTGATACActtatacaaaaaaagaggcaCTAGGTATTCCAAAGAACAATATATTTCAACATTTAACATCCGTGATAGTTTAATGGTCAGAATGGGCGCTTGTCGCGTGCCAGATCGGGGTTCAATTCCCCGTCGcggagattttttttgaacccTTTCACTAATGAAATAGTGAAGAGTGAGAGAGTTACTATTAGAGCTTACGATATATCTTTTATAAAATAACATTGTGATCCTATGTACATGTCTAAGACcgattgttttttttgttttttttacctaGAGACTACTCTTATTCAGGTTTTGAATCAGTTTTATGATTTCTGAAAGATCTTCTATAGAGACATCTACTAAATCTTTGTTCTCGAGCACTAGATGGCCATTCACATGATTTTTGAGCAATACTGTCAGGCAACCAGCAGATCTACCAGATTTCATGTCATCGTACGAATCGCCCACCATGATCATTTCAGAGGGACTTAGGTTCAGCTTGGAGGCAATATGCTGTAATGGATCGGGCTGAGGTTTCGTGGGCTTGAAATCTCTTGTTATAATATGGTCGAACTTGGAAAACTCCTGTGGGATGAACCTTGCAACGAAAGTCTCCACTGGAGCACCGACGTTTCTAGTACATATATTCTTACTAATACCATTGGTTGTCAGATACTTCATCAAATCAATCAGGGAGGGTTGTGGTTGCATCTGGTTCATGGCTTTGGCTTCAACTACTTCTATTTGATTACACGcttctttcctttccttCTCTGTGGGCAGCGTTTCAATGAAGTGAAGAATATCGATCGATTTGTCGTGCAACCCTATGGCGTTTCTCATCGCAGGGAACATCCATGGTTGAGGCAGACACAACGTACCATCCATATCGAATACAACTGCTTTGATGTGCCTTAATGCTTCTAGTCCTTGCAACTTGGTCATTATTTTCTGCTGCTCTTGGAAAAACCTTaggtatatatatcttAGTGATTGGTTCCACTTATCGCAGTTGGCGGCAATTTAAATTAAACGCAGTAGACTCCAACACCCTGCAATTTCGTTACAAGATATATATGGCAtttgggttttttttcattttcttaacactttttctctttctcgCGTTCATAGTCAGGGTTTCAGAGAAAGGGGACCTCTTTAGGATTAAATGAAAGAACCAGCATAGCCTAGTCTTCAGCAAGTTCCTCTTATCATCGAGATACTTGGGCCCTAAAGAGTAACTgctgcttttttttatcagatagtttttcaaaagtttttctttttcctctgGACAATGGCGTCGGCTGTACCTTATGATCCATATGATGATCTGGATAACAATCCATTTGCTGAACCACAGGAAGATCACCAGCCAATTGCAGCAACCGCTGATGGATCTTCCTCTATGAAAGAAGAGCAAGCAAGTGCTGAAGAAGCCACTGTTTCTGACCAGGCTACCAGTGTGGTCAACAGTGCTCAAGAGGAACTGGgcggaaaagaaaattcaacACTGTCAAAACCAGTTACCAAACGAGACGGAGATAACCCTATACTGGCACAACCCCTTCAACGTGATATACTTCCTGAAAGAAATgacgaaaagaaaaaatacacTATGCTTGTCAAAGTATCAGGGCTGGAACGCTTCGGATCTACCACTGGTAAGAAAGATAATCCAACTATCGTATTTGACTGCTCAACAAACCTACCCACATTTCgcaaaaaacaatataaGAAcgtcaaaaaatcatacgaagaatttcatcaactgttcaaatatttaaatgCTGCTATACAAGAATCCTTTGTTCCCACCCTTCCTCCCGCATACACATCATTTGGTATTAATAgcgaagaagataaaactAAAGTTTCACGGAATTTCCAGCTCTGGTTCAACAGAGTATCACAAGACCCGCTGATTCTTCGGAATGAAGAAGTGGCTTTTTTCATCGAAAGCGACTTCGGTACGTACACTCCCATCAACAAGTACAAATCACTTGCATCAGGGTTGAGgagaaaaactttaaaGCAGTTGGCACCTCCTTATGATGAAACCACAGAACTAGCAGAGTTCCGGCCATTAGTCAAATCTATATATGTTGTCTCTCaaaatttgcaagaaaAACTGCTAAAGGTTTCAAGGAACCGTAAAATAATGGTTCAGGAAGAAAATGCATTTGGCCAGGACTTCGGTAATTTGGATGAACACAACAAACTATACAAGAGATACGGTAAGATTTTGACTGCTGTGGGTGATATTGATAGCATTATAGCCACTATGGATATGGCGACATTTTACGATGGTTTGGAATGGGTTGTTAGAGATAGCTATGTCGTGAAAGAGGCATTGACTAACAGACATTTTATCATGCGAAATCTAAACCAAGCACAACAGAATTCAAAGGCTAAACAGGAACAAGCTCGCAGATTCAGGTCCAGAAGAGACATTAATCCCATGAAAATCGATGAAGCACTACGCCAGTTGAAAACAGCAACCAAGGATGAACAAGTTTTGACTTTAAAGCTTCAGCGGATTACATCCAACATGCTTATTGAGAGGAAGCAATGGCTCGCCTGGTACGAGGAATGGATAAGAAATTCTATTAAAGAATTTACACTGCGGAAAATAGAATACGAAAGGAAGAAGCTAACGTTACTGGAACGAGTCCGCTCCGATATCAGGAAGGCTGACGAGAACGGTGGTTTATCACGTCTGGGACGCCAGGCTGTTTCTGCCAACAGCACCGATACTTCTCAGACTGTCAAGGGCGACAGTTGGACTGGAGAGAGTAATCGTAAAAGTCAAATCCCGATCAATAAGATTGCTCATACCGAATTTGACAATGAACTGTTCACAGAAGACGATGGATGTGCCTCCCAAGACTCTGACACTACATCGCTGAACGCTCGTCATGCTGCATCGCTGTTGGGTATGTCTACTAAATAGCGtaactatatatatgtataaatagatatatatatatataaatgtagAAATTTTCAAGACTTGCCTTGTCCCAAAGGTACTTGCGACCGGGTAAAGCGGCGTGCTGcaattttaaaatttttttttcaaatttcacctagaaaaattttttatcctCATCTTCCTTTATTGAACTTTAATCGCTTGCTTAATCTGTACtcattgttttatttacaATTGTTATTTCGTTCGGTTCTCAAGGAAAAGCAGACCACGCACCCAAGAATTTCTAGTATTAGTTAAAAATGGTTGCTTTCACTGTTGACCAAATGCGTTCTTTAATGGACAAAGTTACCAATGTGCGTAACATGTCCGTTATTGCTCACGTCGATCATGGTAAGTCCACTTTGACCGATTCCTTGGTCCAAAGAGCCGGTATCATTTCCGCTGCTAAGGCCGGTGAAGCTCGTTTCACCGATACCAGAAAGgatgaacaagaaagaggTATCACTATCAAGTCCACTGCCATCTCCTTATACTCTGAAATGTCCGACGAAGATGTCAAGGAAATCAAGCAAAAGACCGACGGTAACTCCTTCTTGATCAACTTGATCGATTCCCCAGGTCACGTCGATTTCTCCTCTGAAGTCACTGCCGCTTTGCGTGTCACCGATGGTGCTTTGGTTGTCGTCGACACCATCGAAGGTGTCTGTGTTCAAACCGAAACCGTTTTGAGACAAGCCTTGGGTGAAAGAATTAAGcctgttgttgttatcaACAAGGTTGACAGAGCTTTGTTGGAATTGCAAGTTTCCAAGGAAGATTTATACCAAACTTTTGCCAGAACTGTTGAATCCGTTAACGTCATCGTCTCCACCTACGCCGATGAAATTTTGGGTGACGTCCAAGTCTACCCAGCCAAGGGTACCGTTGCCTTCGGTTCCGGTTTGCACGGTTGGGCTTTCACCATCCGTCAATTCGCCACCAGATACGCCAAGAAGTTCGGTGTCGATCAATCCAAGATGATGGAAAGATTGTGGGGTGACTCTTTCTTCAACCCAAAGACCAAGAAGTGGACCAACAAGGACACTGATGCCGATGGTAAGCCATTGGAAAGAGCTTTCAACATGTTCATCTTGGACCCAATCTTCAGATTATTCACTGCCATCATGAACttcaagaaggaagaaattcCAGTCTTGCTAGAAAAGTTGGAAATCATCTTGAAGGGTGACGAAAAGGACTTGGAAGGTAAGGCCTTATTGAAGGTTGTTATGAGAAAGTTCTTGCCAGCTGCTGACGCTTTGTTGGAAATGATCATCTTACACTTGCCATCTCCAGTCACTGCTCAAGCTTACAGAGCCGAACAATTATACGAAGGTCCAGCTGACGATGCCAGTTGTATTGCCATCAAGAACTGTGATCCAAAGGCTGACTTGATGTTGTACGTCTCCAAGATGGTGCCAACCTCTGATAAGGGTAGATTCTACGCTTTCGGTAGAGTTTTTGCCGGTACTGTTAAGTCCGGTCAAAAGGTCAGAATCCAAGGTCCAAACTACGTTCCAGGTAAGAAGGACGATTTGTTCATCAAGGCCATCCAAAGAGTTGTTTTGATGATGGGTAGATTCGTCGAACCAATCGATGACTGTCCAGCCGGTAACATTATCGGTTTAGTCGGTATCGAtcaatttttgttgaagacCGGTACTTTGACCACCAACGAAACCTCTCACAACATGAAGGTCATGAAATTCTCCGTCTCTCCAGTTGTGCAAGTCGCTGTCGAAGTTAAGAACGCCAACGACTTGCCAAAATTGGTCGAAGGTTTGAAGAGATTGTCCAAGTCCGATCCATGTGTCTTGACTTACATGTCCGAATCCGGTGAACATATCGTTGCTGGTACCGGTGAATTACATTTGGAAATTTGTTTGCAAGATTTGGAACAAGACCACGCCGGTGTTCCATTGAAGATTTCTCCACCAGTCGTCGCTTACAGAGAAACTGTCGAAACCGAATCTTCCCAAACCGCTTTGTCTAAGTCTCCAAACAAGCATAACAGAATTTACTTGAAGGCTGAACcaatcgaagaagaagtttcTTTGGCTATCGAAAACGGTGTCATCAACCCAAGAGATGATTTCAAGGCCAGAGCTAGAGTCATGGCTGATGAATTCGGCTGGGACGTCACTGACGCCAGAAAGATCTGGTGTTTCGGTCCAGACGGTAACGGTCCAAATTTGGTTGTCGACCAAACTAAGGCTGTCCAATACTTGCACGAAATCAAGGATTCCGTTGTTGCTGCTTTCCAATGGGCTACCAAGGAAGGTCCAATTTTCGGTGAAGAAATGAGATCCGTCAGAGTTAACATCTTGGATGTCACCTTACATGCCGATGCTATCCACAGAGGTGGTGGTCAAATCATCCCAACCATGAGAAGAGCTACCTACGCCGGTTTCTTGTTGGCTGAACCAAAGATTCAAGAACCAGTTTTCTTGGTCGAAATTCAATGTCCAGAACAAGCTGTCGGTGGTATCTACTCCGTCTTAAACAAGAAGAGAGGTCAAGTCGTCTCTGAAGAACAAAGACCAGGTACTCCATTGTTTACCGTCAAGGCTTACTTGCCAGTCAACGAATCTTTCGGTTTCACTGGTGAATTGAGACAAGCCACTGGTGGTCAAGCTTTCCCACAAATGGTCTTCGACCATTGGGCCACYTTGGGTTCCGACCCATTGGACCCAACCTCCAAGGCTGGTGAAATTGTTCTCGCTGCTCGTAAGAGACACGGTATGAAGGAAGAAGTTCCAGGCTGGCAAGAATATTACGACAAGTTATAAGAAGCTTGAATAAGAAGAATGTGAGTTTGACCAAATAATCCTTACAGTATAAAATTTCTCTTACTCTTTTTTcccttcaaaaatttgtcGTAATACATATAATAAGGTagtatacatatatattattcttttataCATCTTTGTCATATAGTTATATTCCGAATGTCACAATCGAATCTGATCcatcataaaaaaaaaatggatttctttttcatttcctttCTGTCTGTGCTCCTCTCCTCTCAAGTTAGAAGTATTGTAGAGAACGACCACATCTCCTTGGGTCACATGATTCACCAGGCTAACTCACTCTTGCGGTGTATAACACTGGCGAAACGTTCGAGAAGATCAATTTCAGGGTCTCATTACACACCTGACGTTACTGGAGCGtaatattacgtatatCTGACCAGGACCTAGTTCATAGTTTTTGGCCCGAGCCATTAGCAGAAAAGGAGAGGGGGGCCGGCTTCCGCGGCTATAGTGGGCGTACCCCGCCGCATGTAGGCATTTCTATAATTAGAGCGAAAAGGGAAAGAGGGAAAATCCTAAGTGAGGAGACGCAGCCCCATCGGGCTAAAACTCCCTCAACCGGAGGGGCAAACAAAGCGTATATCTTATTATGGCCGATGCTTGGCTTAGAGGCAAGCCTACCGAGAAACCTGAGCCCCTGCAGATGAAATAAAGAGGCAATTACTCTTCCGGTTTACTTGCCTCACCCTCCATTGGGGAAAATAGCTTTTCGAAGAAACGTCGAGATTGAAGACTATCgtcgtttcttttccatttaaatataaagaatattCTCTGAAACGATACTAGAGAATTCAGAACTTGGATTGCGTTTGGGTCTTTAACGTACAAATAGACTAGTATGTAATAGTGGTATACAAAAGTACTTACAAGACAATAAACAAGCAAGTGCGAAAGCTAAGAATAGCACATAAAATTAATACGTTTTCAACCATACCTTATAACACAGACTACGTAACACAAATAAAAGCAGAATcgaaaaagcaaaacacGATGTTTAACATAAATTTGCTTTCAACGCCTTCTTCTAGAGAACCTTCTCCTCAAGGCGACTCGTCCCCAACGTCTTCTGTAAAATGTAAGAGGGATAGAGACACTTTTTCCAGCTCACAGAACGAATTCGACGGCAAAGTGTTTGGagtttctttggaagattCCCTGCGAGTCGCCCACGAAGAGGTGGCCATCGAACAAAACATTCACGAATCTGAGTTCATTCCGATATTAATAGCGAAAAACGGGcaatatttgaaagaaaatgcatTAGACACAATCGGGATTTTCCGTATCGCAGGTAGCAATAAACGTGTTAAAGAACTGCAAAGTATATATTCCAAACCATCTGATTTCGGCCGAAATTTTGAAGGCTGGAGTGATTTCAATGTCCACGATATCGCAACTGTATTAAAAAGATACCTGAACGCATTAAGTGAACCTTTAGTTCCATTAGCATTATACGATGTCTTCAGAAATCCAATTCTGCAAAACCCCCAAATAGACGAAgggaagaaagaaatcatcGAGGACTACAAAGACATCTACATGCTCTTACCACAACCAAACAGACACCTAATACTATATTTAGTTGGGTTGCTGAGTTTGTTTGCgaaaaacgaaaagaaaaacttaaTGCCTGCAAGCAATTTAGCGGCCATTGTTCAGCCATCAATACTTTCTCATCCCAAACACGAAATGGACCCAAGGGAGTATGAAGTCTCCAGGATGGTCATCGAGTTCCTCATCACGCACGCTTCCGACATAATACCAAATGAAGCAAAGTCAAACAAAAACGCCAGCCCCAATTCAGGAATGGTGGCGAAGTTTAGCAACGTAGTTGTTCCTGAAATGGCCATTGACTCCGATGACGAAGAGCCCCCAATGCCTTCAATAGATAACCACATGCTGCCGAAGTCACGTGCGCACTCCGACTCGAACAATTTCATCCTGCAGCCTGCCGTATCCTGCAGCCCCACCGACCTCGACAAGAACGGCCTCTCTGTACCAAGAACATACAAGGGAAGAACCCTGAGTGCAGAATCCCTTTCGCCCAAACTCGGCAAATTGCTTGGCGGCCGCAGCAGCAATAACGACCCCAGGGAGAGGAGTCCCAGAAGCGAAAACAAGACCAAGAACAAACAGCATAGGCAGTCGTGGTTAAGAAGACTCACCAGCCCTTCTAGAACGGTCCCTTAGTCGTTCTCACCACTGTAATAGGCTAGCTGCTGCCGAAAATCGGCAAAGAGGTTGCCCCGCCCGGAGGCCCTTTTGCGACACTCGGCGGGTCCGGCGAGCAATCTCGGTCCGCGTCTCGGCGAGGGGGGCATGACACGGGCCCTTCTGGTTGGTCAGTCGATATTTTCTGTAGTTTCCATTGTGCGGTTAAGATAATATATAAGTTATTGGAAAGCTCATAGGTCCCTTATTGTATGTCTTTACAACTCGGCTTCTCATCACAATCATCATCAGAAAACCCCTCTTATTTAAGTTTTCTTCCTcacttatttatttattattcatattatttacatatatattccAAGTGTATGACTCCATCACAAATCCCTTATTCGTACTAGAACTAACTCGGTGAGAATACGCACAGCAGCATTAGCAGGAGCGAATAACATATTACTATAAcagataataataatgttGAGAAACACTTTTTTAAGAAACACCTCGAGAAGGTTTTTGTCTACCGTCAAGCAACCTTCCATCGGAAGATACACTGGTAAGCCAGATCCTTCCACGGGAAGATACACAGTCTCATTCATCGAAGGTGATGGTATCGGTCCagaaatttctaaatcagtgaaaaaaatctttagTGCAGCAGACGTTCCCATAAATTGGGAGTTTTGTGATGTAAGCCCCATCTTCGTGAACGGGTTAACTACCATCCCAGATCCTGCCGTACAATCTATCACCAAGAATTTAGTTGCTTTGAAAGGCCCTCTAGCCACACCAATTGGTAAAGGTCACAGATCTTTGAACCTGACCCTAAGAAAAACATTCGGTCTGTTTGCTAATGTTCGTCCTGCCAAATCTATCGAAGGTTTCAAGACTACTTATGAAAACGTTGACTTAGTCCTTATCAGAGAAAATACTGAAGGTGAATACTCCGGTATCGAACACATAGTTTGCCCCGGTGTTGTTCAATCCATCAAATTGATTACAAGAGAGGCCTCCGAGAGAGTCATCAGATATGCTTTTGAATACGCAAGAGCCATTGGCAGACCAAGAATCATCGTGGTACATAAATCTACTATCCAGAGACTAGCTGATGGTCTTTTCGTTAGTGTTGCCAAAGAATTATCTAAGGAATACCCTGATATTACCTTTGAAACCGAACTTATCGATAACAAAGTGTTGAATGTCGTTACTAACCCATCTTCCTACACTGATGCTGTCTCTGTCTGTCCAAATCTTTACGGTGATATCCTATCTGACTTGAACTCTGGTTTGAGTGCCGGTTCTTTGGGTTTAACTCCTTCTGCGAATATTGGTCATAAAGTCTCTATCTTTGAAGCTGTTCATGGTTCTGCTCCAGATATTGCCGGAAAAGACAAAGCCAACCCAACTGCGCTACTTTTGTCCTCAGTTATGATGTTAAACCACATGGGCCTAACTTCTCATGCTGAT from Saccharomyces eubayanus strain FM1318 chromosome VIII, whole genome shotgun sequence includes the following:
- the EFT1 gene encoding elongation factor 2, with protein sequence MVAFTVDQMRSLMDKVTNVRNMSVIAHVDHGKSTLTDSLVQRAGIISAAKAGEARFTDTRKDEQERGITIKSTAISLYSEMSDEDVKEIKQKTDGNSFLINLIDSPGHVDFSSEVTAALRVTDGALVVVDTIEGVCVQTETVLRQALGERIKPVVVINKVDRALLELQVSKEDLYQTFARTVESVNVIVSTYADEILGDVQVYPAKGTVAFGSGLHGWAFTIRQFATRYAKKFGVDQSKMMERLWGDSFFNPKTKKWTNKDTDADGKPLERAFNMFILDPIFRLFTAIMNFKKEEIPVLLEKLEIILKGDEKDLEGKALLKVVMRKFLPAADALLEMIILHLPSPVTAQAYRAEQLYEGPADDASCIAIKNCDPKADLMLYVSKMVPTSDKGRFYAFGRVFAGTVKSGQKVRIQGPNYVPGKKDDLFIKAIQRVVLMMGRFVEPIDDCPAGNIIGLVGIDQFLLKTGTLTTNETSHNMKVMKFSVSPVVQVAVEVKNANDLPKLVEGLKRLSKSDPCVLTYMSESGEHIVAGTGELHLEICLQDLEQDHAGVPLKISPPVVAYRETVETESSQTALSKSPNKHNRIYLKAEPIEEEVSLAIENGVINPRDDFKARARVMADEFGWDVTDARKIWCFGPDGNGPNLVVDQTKAVQYLHEIKDSVVAAFQWATKEGPIFGEEMRSVRVNILDVTLHADAIHRGGGQIIPTMRRATYAGFLLAEPKIQEPVFLVEIQCPEQAVGGIYSVLNKKRGQVVSEEQRPGTPLFTVKAYLPVNESFGFTGELRQATGGQAFPQMVFDHWATLGSDPLDPTSKAGEIVLAARKRHGMKEEVPGWQEYYDKL
- the BAG7 gene encoding GTPase-activating protein BAG7, giving the protein MFNINLLSTPSSREPSPQGDSSPTSSVKCKRDRDTFSSSQNEFDGKVFGVSLEDSLRVAHEEVAIEQNIHESEFIPILIAKNGQYLKENALDTIGIFRIAGSNKRVKELQSIYSKPSDFGRNFEGWSDFNVHDIATVLKRYLNALSEPLVPLALYDVFRNPILQNPQIDEGKKEIIEDYKDIYMLLPQPNRHLILYLVGLLSLFAKNEKKNLMPASNLAAIVQPSILSHPKHEMDPREYEVSRMVIEFLITHASDIIPNEAKSNKNASPNSGMVAKFSNVVVPEMAIDSDDEEPPMPSIDNHMLPKSRAHSDSNNFILQPAVSCSPTDLDKNGLSVPRTYKGRTLSAESLSPKLGKLLGGRSSNNDPRERSPRSENKTKNKQHRQSWLRRLTSPSRTVP
- the IDH2 gene encoding isocitrate dehydrogenase (NAD(+)) IDH2, with amino-acid sequence MLRNTFLRNTSRRFLSTVKQPSIGRYTGKPDPSTGRYTVSFIEGDGIGPEISKSVKKIFSAADVPINWEFCDVSPIFVNGLTTIPDPAVQSITKNLVALKGPLATPIGKGHRSLNLTLRKTFGLFANVRPAKSIEGFKTTYENVDLVLIRENTEGEYSGIEHIVCPGVVQSIKLITREASERVIRYAFEYARAIGRPRIIVVHKSTIQRLADGLFVSVAKELSKEYPDITFETELIDNKVLNVVTNPSSYTDAVSVCPNLYGDILSDLNSGLSAGSLGLTPSANIGHKVSIFEAVHGSAPDIAGKDKANPTALLLSSVMMLNHMGLTSHADQIQNAVLSTIASGSENRTGDLAGTATTSSFTEAVIKRL